From the genome of Streptococcus oralis:
CCAACTCAAACCGACCGATCAGGTAACTGTAGACTTGGAACAACAAAAAATCATCTCACCAGTTGGAGAATTCACTTTCGAAATCGATAGCGAGTGGAAACACAAACTTTTAAATGGTTTGGATGATATCGGTATTACCTTGCAGTATGAAGATTTGATTGCTGCTTATGAAAAACAACGCCCATCCTATTGGCAGGATTAGAAAAAATAGAAAAGGAACTATAGAACTATGACAAAACACATTCAATGGAACGGAACACTTTCTCAAGAAGGCTATGACATTTTAAAAGGTGAGGGCGGATGTATTGTTTGTCCTACAAAAGTTGGTTACATTATCATGACGAGCGATAAGGCAGGTCTTGAGCGTAAGTTTGAGGCTAAAGAACGTAATCGTAACAAACCAGGTGTTGTACTTTGTGGTAGCATGGACGAGCTACGCGCTTTAGCAAAACTCAACCCAGAAATTGAAGCCTTCTACCAAAAACATTGGGATGAAGATATTCTCCTTGGTTGTATCCTTCCTTGGAAACCAGAAGCTTTTGAAAAACTCAAAGCATACGGTGATGGCCGTGAAGAACTCATGACTGACGTTCGTGGTACTAGCTGTTTTGTCATCAAATTTGGTAAAGCTGGTGAACAGTTGGCTGCTAAACTTTGGGATGAAGGTAAAATGGTCTATGCGTCATCAGCCAACCCATCTGGAAAAGGAAACCGTGGTAAGGTGGAAGGTATCGGTCAACGAATCGAAGGAGCAGTGGATCTTGTCATCGAAGCAGACGACTACGTGGCATCTATCCAACCAGACAAAACGATTGAAACGCGCTACGAGCAAGGTGTGATGGTCTCTATGGTCGATAAGGACGGAAAACTCATCCCAGAACAAGGAGGAGCCCGTTCAACCTCACCAGCACCAGTCGTTATCCGCAAAGGGCTTGACATTGATAAAATCATGATGCACCTGTCAGATACCTTTAACTCTTGGGACTACCGTCAGGGAGAGTATTACTAAGATAAAAAAAGAAGTCTAGTGTTAAGAGTCATTGAAGCTCCTAACGCTGGGCTTTTTTTAGAAGTTCTTTTCTTTTTTAAATAGATATGATATTCTATATATGAAATAGGGTTTTGAAATATTAAATACTAACTAGCCTATAATATGAAAATGGAGCTACAAAATGGAAGAAAAATTAAATTATTGGATGATAGTTGCAGGAGGAGGTGGAAAAGTTTGGTCTTTATTCAAAGAAGAGAATATAGCTTGTATAGATTTCGATTCTAGTTTATCTAATATTTTAGATTACAATAATCCTGAAGAATTGAAGCAAGGAAAGCGGAGCAATTTATTTATTTGGAAGTTTGCACATGACATAAAAATAAATGATTATATAATAGCTACCTCAGGATTTAACAAAATTTTAGGTATTGGACAATGTGTGAAAACATATTACTTTGATGAAACAAAAACAGAGTTTAAACATTGTATTGGTGTTAATTGGTTGAAAGTAGATGGTGGATGGGAATACCAAGGTAAAAAAGGTACAAGACAAACCATCAACTGGGATAGAAATTCAGAACGTATCAATTTATATAAATCTATTATAAATGGTACATACAGAAAAAATATAGAGAAAGTTGTTATGGATAAAAATATTAACGATTATTTAGATAAATTAAAAAAATCCAAAAACCTCATCCTCCGTGGTGCACCTGGCACAGGAAAAACTTATCTTGCTAAAGAAATTGCTAAAGAATTAACGGATGGTAACGAAGACCAAATCGGATTTGTACAATTTCACCCATCCTATGATTATACGGATTTTGTGGAGGGTTTAAGACCGGTATCAAATGGGGATGGAGCTATTGAGTTTAAATTACAGGATGGTATTTTTAAGAAGTTCTGTCAGAGAGCGAAAGAAGCTCAGAAAACTGGAGGACAAGATAATTTTGAGGAAGCGTGGGGTAAGCTAACGGATGCTATCAATGAAAAACAAGGACAATACTTCTTCCCTCGTAGTTCTGTTCCAGCTAGTTTAAATAGTCAAGGGAATGTGAAGTTTGATTCTCCTGTTGCTACCAAAGAAAAAGTGTATCTTTTGTACAAGGGTGAAGATACTAATTTAAAGTACGAAACTTATCAAAACATTGTTTTGGATCACATGAAAGAAAGTTATGGATTATGTGATTATGTATCTCCAACGATTGACACAGACAAGAAATTCGTCTTCATCATCGATGAAATCAACCGTGGGGAGATTTCTAAGATTTTTGGTGAACTCTTTTTCTCTATCGACCCTGGCTATCGTGGTGAAAAGGGAAGTGTTTCTACCCAGTATGCTAATTTACATGAGACTGATGATAAATTTTATATCCCTGAAAATGTCTACATCATCGGAACAATGAATGATATTGACCGTTCAGTAGATACCTTTGATTTTGCTATGCGTCGTCGTTTCCGTTTTGTTGAAGTTACTGCTGAAAGTCAGTTATACATTCTAGATAACGAACTAGATGGACATGAGGAGGAAGCGAAAAAACGTCTAAGAAACTTGAATGCTGCTATCGAAAACGTTCAAGAGCTAAATAGTCATTATCATATCGGACCAAGTTATTTCCTTAAGTTGAAGGATGTGGATTTTGACTATGAGTTACTCTGGTCTGATTATATTAAACCGCTCCTAGAAGACTACTTGCGTGGTTCTTATGAAGAAGATGAAACTCTGCAAACATTGAAAAAAGCATTTGATCTGACAAATAACGAGCAAACAGTTCGGCAAGAGACTGGTGATGATGATGCGGATAACTGATAATCAGCATAAAATTGCTAAAGAAGACTTTGTAGCAGAATATCCCAAACTAAGTCAAGCGCTTCTTGATAGAACACTGGATAACCTTTCTCGAGAGGACCGTATCTTTATTTTCCCGAATGATTTGATAAATTCTCTTGATTTAGATAAGGACCAAAAGATTTTGGAAACAGTTAATCAGGAAATCAAGACAGGAAACGTGATTGGTTTTCTTGGATATGGTCAGGAAAGATTAACGATTGCCTCTCGTTTTTCTGATGAAAGTAACGACCATTTTTTGCATTATCTCTTACAAAAGGTTCTCAATATCAATCTGACTAGTTTAGACATCGGTCTATCTCTAGAGGATAAACTCTATCAGCTTTTGATTTACCTCTTTCCCAAGTATTTACAAGCTGCTCTCAGAAAAGGTCTTTATAAGGAATACCAGAGATTTTCTCATAACGACAGTCATGTAAAGGGAGCCGTTGATGTAGGAAATCATCTTAAGAAAAATCTTCCTTTTACGGGAAATATTGCCTATACAACAAGAGAGTTTACCTATGATAATCCACTCATGCAGTTGATTCGGCATACGATTGAGTACATAAAGATTCAAAAAAGTTTTGGAGCACTACTTGATAGTAATCGTGAAAATATAACTGAAATTACTCGTGCAACTCCAGCTTATAAACTAGCTGATCGTGCTAAGATTATCAGAATGAATAAAATCAAACCCATCCGACACGCCTACTTCAGAGAGTACAGAAAGTTACAGGAACTCTGCTTGATGATTCTGAGTAGAGAAAAGCATGGTCTTGGCCCTCAATCTCAAAGGGTACATGGTATTCTTTTTGATGTTTCCTGGCTTTGGGAAGAGTATGTCTACACCTTGTTGCCAAAATATTTTGTACATCCCAGAAGTAAGGATAGGACGGATGGAATTTCAGTATTTTCTGTTGGGAAACGAAAAGTATATCCAGATTTTTATGACAGAGAACGAAAGATTGTTCTAGATGCAAAATATAAAAAACTGGAGTTTACTGAAAAAGGGATTAACCGTGAGGACTTGTTCCAATTGATTTCCTATTCTTATATCTTAAAATCTGAGAAAGCTGGACTGATTTTTCCTAGTATGGAGCAGTCAGTAAATAGTGAAATAGGGAAACTAGCTGGCTATGGATCTCAATTGAAGAAGTGGTCTATCCAAATCCCTCAGAATGCCTCATCCTATAGTGCATTTTGTAAAATGATGGAAAACTCCGCAGAAATTTTTAAAGCGATTATTGATGAAGAAGTGGGGAGAAAATAATCTCTTCACTTTTTTGATATTTATATAAGCAATTTCCGAACAATATAGTTTGATTATTAAAAATATTTGACAAAAACTGTACTTTAGTTTATAATAAATCAAGGAAACGTCAGAAAAGACGTAGGGATGCGCAAGCATAGGTAGGTCATTACAAAAGAAACGAGACATCGATATGTTAAATGAATTTCCAATTTTTGATTATGAAGATATTCAGTTGATCCCAAATAAATGTGTCATTAAAAGCCGTGCAGAAGCAGACACGAGTGTCACACTAGGAAATCACACTTTCAAACTACCTGTTGTACCTGCAAATATGCAGACGATTTTGGATGAGAACGTAGCAGAGCAACTGGCTAAAGGCGGTTACTTCTACATTATGCACCGTTTTGATGAAGCGGGGCGCATTCCTTTTATCAAGCGCATGCACGACCAAGGCCTCATTGCTTCCATTTCTGTCGGTGTCAAGGATTATGAGTATGATTTTGTTAGTCAACTCAAGGCTGATGCTCCTGAGTATATCACGATTGACATTGCTCATGGTCATGCGGATAGCGTGATTTCTATGATCCAACACATCAAGAAAGAATTACCAGATACTTTTGTCATTGCTGGTAACGTGGGAACACCAGAAGCTGTTCGTGAATTGGAAAATGCTGGTGCGGATGCAACAAAGGTTGGAATCGGTCCTGGTAAGGTTTGTATAACCAAGGTCAAGACAGGTTTTGGTACAGGTGGCTGGCAGTTGGCTGCCCTACGTTGGTGTGCCAAGGCTGCGCGTAAACCGATTATCGCTGATGGTGGCATTCGTACTCATGGTGATATTGCCAAGTCTATCCGTTTCGGTGCCAGCATGGTCATGATTGGTTCCCTATTTGCAGGACATATCGAAAGCCCAGGAAAGACGATTGAAGTCGATGGCGAACAATTCAAAGAATACTATGGTTCAGCTTCACAATATCAAAAGGGTGCTTATAAAAATGTGGAAGGTAAACGCATCTTACTTCCTACCAAAGGGCATTTGCAAGACACCCTTACTGAGATGGAGCAGGACTTGCAAAGTGCTATTTCCTACGCAGGTGGACGCAAGGTTGCTGACCTCAAGCACGTTGATTATGTGATCGTGAAAAACTCTATCTGGAACGGTGATGCATCCCACTAATGGACGCTTAGTCCACCCATAAAAAACTTGTTATTAGAGCAAATTTCTGTTATAATAAGACAAGTTTCCACCCTTAGTGTAATGGATATCACGTAAGATTCCGGTTCTTGAGATGGGGGTTCGATTCCCTCAGGGTGGATGTAAATAGCCTAAGAAAGCCTTAAATAAGGCTTTTTTCTTTATCTCGCCCCGAGTTTGCCCCTAAAAATGAAAAGTTTGTTCTAAAAATGCTCAAATCTCCTCTAGTCCCGTTTTAAAGTGACTCAGGGGGCTTTTTTTGATATAATAAAAGAGACTGTTATCAGTTAGAAAGAGGTTGGTATGAAAGAATTACAAACTGTACTAAAGAAGCGTTTTGCAATCGAATTTGCAGACAAAAACTTACTAGAAACGGCCTTTACTCATACGAGTTATGCCAATGAGCACCGCCTCTTAAAAATTTCACACAATGAGCGCTTGGAATTTTTAGGAGACGCTGTTCTGCAATTATTGATTTCAGAATATCTGTATAAAAAATATCCTAAGAAACCAGAGGGAGATTTGTCTAAACTTCGTGCTATGATTGTCCGTGAGGAGAGTTTGGCTGGTTTTGCGCGTGATTGTCAGTTTGATCAGTTTATCAAGCTAGGAAAAGGGGAAGAAAAGTCTGGTGGGCGCAATCGCGACACCATTCTTGGGGATGCTTTTGAAGCCTTTCTGGGAGCATTGCTTTTAGACAAGGATGTTGCTAGGGTAAAAGAGTTTATCTATCAGGTCATGATTCCCAAGGTTGAAGCAGGTGACTTTGAAATGATTAAGGATTACAAGACACATCTGCAAGAGTTGCTCCAGGTCAATGGAGATGTAGATATTCGCTACCAGGTTATCTCTGAGACAGGGCCTGCTCATGATAAGGTTTTTAATGTAGAAGTTCTGGTTGAAGGCAAGAGTATCGGAAAAGGCCAAGGCCGTTCTAAAAAATTAGCAGAGCAAGAGGCCGCAAAAAATGCAGTTGAGAAAGGGCTGGATTCATGTATTTAAAGGAGATTGAGATTCAGGGATTCAAGTCCTTTGCTGACAAGACCAAGGTCGTCTTTGATCAAGGTGTGACAGCTGTCGTTGGGCCCAATGGTTCTGGGAAGTCAAATATTACAGAAAGTCTGCGATGGGCCTTGGGGGAGTCTAGTGTCAAGAGCCTTCGTGGAGGCAAGATGCCCGACGTTATCTTTGCTGGAACTGAAAGCCGCAAACCACTCAATTATGCCTCTGTTGTCGTGACTTTGGACAATGAAGATGGCTTTATCAAGGATGCGGGGCAAGTCATTAAGGTAGAGCGTC
Proteins encoded in this window:
- the rnc gene encoding ribonuclease III; amino-acid sequence: MKELQTVLKKRFAIEFADKNLLETAFTHTSYANEHRLLKISHNERLEFLGDAVLQLLISEYLYKKYPKKPEGDLSKLRAMIVREESLAGFARDCQFDQFIKLGKGEEKSGGRNRDTILGDAFEAFLGALLLDKDVARVKEFIYQVMIPKVEAGDFEMIKDYKTHLQELLQVNGDVDIRYQVISETGPAHDKVFNVEVLVEGKSIGKGQGRSKKLAEQEAAKNAVEKGLDSCI
- a CDS encoding GMP reductase, whose product is MLNEFPIFDYEDIQLIPNKCVIKSRAEADTSVTLGNHTFKLPVVPANMQTILDENVAEQLAKGGYFYIMHRFDEAGRIPFIKRMHDQGLIASISVGVKDYEYDFVSQLKADAPEYITIDIAHGHADSVISMIQHIKKELPDTFVIAGNVGTPEAVRELENAGADATKVGIGPGKVCITKVKTGFGTGGWQLAALRWCAKAARKPIIADGGIRTHGDIAKSIRFGASMVMIGSLFAGHIESPGKTIEVDGEQFKEYYGSASQYQKGAYKNVEGKRILLPTKGHLQDTLTEMEQDLQSAISYAGGRKVADLKHVDYVIVKNSIWNGDASH
- a CDS encoding McrC family protein; protein product: MRITDNQHKIAKEDFVAEYPKLSQALLDRTLDNLSREDRIFIFPNDLINSLDLDKDQKILETVNQEIKTGNVIGFLGYGQERLTIASRFSDESNDHFLHYLLQKVLNINLTSLDIGLSLEDKLYQLLIYLFPKYLQAALRKGLYKEYQRFSHNDSHVKGAVDVGNHLKKNLPFTGNIAYTTREFTYDNPLMQLIRHTIEYIKIQKSFGALLDSNRENITEITRATPAYKLADRAKIIRMNKIKPIRHAYFREYRKLQELCLMILSREKHGLGPQSQRVHGILFDVSWLWEEYVYTLLPKYFVHPRSKDRTDGISVFSVGKRKVYPDFYDRERKIVLDAKYKKLEFTEKGINREDLFQLISYSYILKSEKAGLIFPSMEQSVNSEIGKLAGYGSQLKKWSIQIPQNASSYSAFCKMMENSAEIFKAIIDEEVGRK
- a CDS encoding L-threonylcarbamoyladenylate synthase gives rise to the protein MTKHIQWNGTLSQEGYDILKGEGGCIVCPTKVGYIIMTSDKAGLERKFEAKERNRNKPGVVLCGSMDELRALAKLNPEIEAFYQKHWDEDILLGCILPWKPEAFEKLKAYGDGREELMTDVRGTSCFVIKFGKAGEQLAAKLWDEGKMVYASSANPSGKGNRGKVEGIGQRIEGAVDLVIEADDYVASIQPDKTIETRYEQGVMVSMVDKDGKLIPEQGGARSTSPAPVVIRKGLDIDKIMMHLSDTFNSWDYRQGEYY
- a CDS encoding AAA family ATPase, whose amino-acid sequence is MEEKLNYWMIVAGGGGKVWSLFKEENIACIDFDSSLSNILDYNNPEELKQGKRSNLFIWKFAHDIKINDYIIATSGFNKILGIGQCVKTYYFDETKTEFKHCIGVNWLKVDGGWEYQGKKGTRQTINWDRNSERINLYKSIINGTYRKNIEKVVMDKNINDYLDKLKKSKNLILRGAPGTGKTYLAKEIAKELTDGNEDQIGFVQFHPSYDYTDFVEGLRPVSNGDGAIEFKLQDGIFKKFCQRAKEAQKTGGQDNFEEAWGKLTDAINEKQGQYFFPRSSVPASLNSQGNVKFDSPVATKEKVYLLYKGEDTNLKYETYQNIVLDHMKESYGLCDYVSPTIDTDKKFVFIIDEINRGEISKIFGELFFSIDPGYRGEKGSVSTQYANLHETDDKFYIPENVYIIGTMNDIDRSVDTFDFAMRRRFRFVEVTAESQLYILDNELDGHEEEAKKRLRNLNAAIENVQELNSHYHIGPSYFLKLKDVDFDYELLWSDYIKPLLEDYLRGSYEEDETLQTLKKAFDLTNNEQTVRQETGDDDADN